The Candidatus Desulfofervidus auxilii DNA segment AGGTGAAGCTCCTGTCTCCAGTGAGAAAAAAGGCCAAAACACAAAAGGAATTATTTAATATTCAAATAAAGTTGAAATGAAATTAATAACTCAATTTAGATACTTACTTAAAAACAAAGAAAAAAGATATCTAATCATAGTGATTTCTTTGGTTTTTCTGGGAGTAATTATTTTCCATATCAAATGGGTTTTACCTCTTCAGACAGAAATTAATATTTTAAGAGAAAAAATAAACTCTAAAAAGGCACTCATCCAAAAATATAATGAACAGATTAGCTATTATAAACCCAAGCTTTCTTCCCTTAAGAAGGAGTTGAGAGAATTAAAAATAGAGAGGGAAAAATGGTTTTCGGCACAGGAACCTTATAAGTTAGCTGCATCCATTGAACAGAAGTTGAAACCGTTAGCAGAAGAGGGAGAGCTTGAGATAAATAATTATCAGGTTCTTGGTGAAAAAGAAAGAGAGGGATTTAAAGAGATAAGAATTCGTTTTGACCTTAAGACTCATATTAGAGGGATAACTGAACTCTTAGAGAAAATAGAAGCCCTTAAAGGAATTTACATTAGTGAATTTAGCATCACAAAGCTCCGTTATGGTATCAAAAAATATGATTTACGGGTGAGGTTAGTATGTGCAAAATTAGTCTATGGTTGATAGTATTCATTGTTATAATTTTGAGCAATTGTCCTCCTATTGTTTCTGAAGTTATTAATCAAGACCCTCCTTCAAGGCAAATAAGAGTTTCTCCTAAGGAACCCCGTCCAGAAAAAAAGGTAGAACCTTCACAAGAAAAAAAGATGCCTACAGAAAGGATAAAGAAGAAAGGAGGACCACAAAAGATTGAACTCAATTTTGAGGGAGCTCCTTTGACAGAAGTCATCCGCGTTATTTTGGGAGATTATTTAAATAAAAATTATACTGTCCAACCCAATTTGAATCCAGGTTTGACCTTGTTTATTAGAGGTAAATATACTGACACCGAATTGTTCAATTTCCTACGCCAGGCCTTAAATTTAAATAATATTGACATCATAGAAAAGGAAGGGATGTATTTTCTTGTCCGTAAAGAAAAAGCTGCTCAATTTGGATTGACTATTGTTAAAGGAAAAGAGCAGTTAGAAAAGATGAAAGAGCCAGCCATTCTTATTTATCGGCTCTCTTATATTGAGCCAGAAGTAGCTTTAAAAACCATAAAGCCCTTTCTTTCATCCGGGTCCCCTACAGTGGTAAATAAAGCCATTTCTGGAATCATTCTTGCCGATGAGGTAGAAAATATTAAGACTGCTTTAAAGCTCCTTCAGACCCTTGATAGTTTCTTATTAAAAGATGTTTATATAGAAACCATTCCCTTAAAAAATATGGATGCTGAGACAGTAGTAGAAAAGGTCAAAAATGTCTTTTCTGACTTAAGTATTTTAAAAAATAACCCTAAATTGAAGGAAAATACCTTGATTATGCCTATTGAAAAAACTAATTATGTTTTGGTGGTAACCCTTAACCCTGAGCTGCTTTCTGAACTGAAGAAATGGATAGAAGTTTTAGATAGCATCAAGATTACCGAAGAACAAAATCTCTATGTTCGTTTTATTGAAAATGGGTTGGCTAAAGACATTGCCGATATCTTAAATGAAGTTTATGAAACAGGAGTAGCAAAGATCTCTGAGAAAGCCACTGAGACAACTGCCAAAACTGAAAAGAAAAAGATTGTGGCGGCAAAGCTTCCATCTCAAGGACTACCTAGTGGACAAGTAACTGGAAAAATAAAGATTATTGCTGACGAAATAAACAATGCCTTGGTCATTTTGGCCACCCCTCAAGATTACAAAATTATAGAGAGGGCCATTAAGGCCTTAGACATTATGCCTAGAGAGGTATTGCTTGAAGTATTAGTGGCAGAAGTGAGCTTAAGAGGAAGTATAGAGCAAGGTGTTGAATGGTGGTTGAAAAAAAGGGGAGTGGATGTAGGCAGAATGGATGTTTCTTTTGGAGGAGAGCCACCTAAACCTGAGGAGTTCAAACCCTCTCAAGCCCTTTCCCTTTATTTTGGCAGTCTTTCAGAAAATGTGCTTTCACTTTTAACTTTGCTATCTGATATCTCTGAAGTGAATGTGATTGCCTCCCCTACGGTTTTGGCCATAGACCATAAAGAGGCGAAAATTACAGTAGGCGGAGAAGTGCCCACTGTTAGTTCAACAATAACTGGTATAGAAGCTACGGCTGGCCAAGTTGCTGCTAGCATCCAATATATGCCTTATGGAACAATCTTGACTGTTACTCCCCACATAAGTTCTGCAGGGGTAGTGAGGATGGAGGTAAAACAAGAATTTAGTGATGTGGCTAAGACAAAAGTGGCGGGGCAGGAAACATACGAAAAATTTACTAGAGAGGTAGAAACCAATTTGGTAGCTAAAGATGGTCAAACAGTAGTTATAGGAGGTCTTATCCGGACCAAGATAGATAAGACTAGATCCGGGATTCCTATTCTTATGGACATTCCGATTTTAAGATATTTATTTAGTTCAAATACTTACAAAAGAGAAAAAACTGAGGTTTTAATATCTATTACTCCTCATGTCATAAAAAGAGGAAAGACTGCTGTTCAAGTAAGCGAGGTATTTTTGGATAAGGTAAAAGGGCTGAAGAAACTGTTAGAAAAAAAATAAAGCTGAATACTCCAAAAGAATTTAACTTGAACATTCCCCAAAATTTAGGCGTTAATCTTTAAAAACATTCCTGTCTGCCCTGTCTGCCGACAGGCAGGCGACAGGCAGGGATGAATTAAGGATTTTTGGCGTTCCATAAGTGGAATAAGAAAAAAGCACACTTTAACTTCACCAACCTATTTATAGCTTAGCAGATTGCTCCGTTAAGCCATCAAGACCAAGCCCTTTCAGGGTGGCTTTCGCCAGTCTTGATGGCACTCCGCAATCTGCTTTTTAAAAAGTAGATTTGGTTGAAGCAAAAAAGTTTTTTCTTTAAGGGACTATTTTTCTGTCAAGCCTGTCTGCCCCTGCCCGCAGGCAGGCGGGGACAGGCAGGGAGGAGCGCAGCGAGCTGCGGAATGCAGGCGAGCCTGCCCGACCGCAGGCGGGCGAGCACTCCTTGACAGCCCCAGCTCTAAATAAAATATTTGTATGGTTGCGGTCGGTTTTTTGACCGCAACCCTTAAAAAATGTTTTTTTATAATGTTATGGCTTAAAATTAAAAACAATTTTATACTATGCGTAAGGTCAGTTACTATATTTGACCGTTTTCTTTTAAAGTTATTACTGTTTTGAAGAACTTACCTTTCTTTTTAGAAAGCCTTTAAAAATTCTGGGGAAAGTCCTAAATTTAACCCCTTGCATTTTAAAAAAGTTTGTGCTAGGGTTAGGCTGACCTCATAAGAAGATTGAGACAAAGTTGATAAGGGATATTGATTATCTTCAAAGATTATCCAAGCAGATTCGGAAAGATATTTTGATAATGCTCCATAAGGCTGGGTCAGGGCACACAGGAGGTTCACTTTCTGCTGTAGAATTGTTAATTGCTTTGTTTTGGGGTAAATTAAGGCAAGACCCTAAAAATCCCCATTGGTCAGAAAGAGACAGATTCGTTTTATCTAAAGGACACGCAGCTCCTGCCCTTTATGCTATCCTTGCTCATTTGGGTTATTTTCCTAAAGAAGAGTTATTTCACTTACGAGAGTTGGGGGCTCGGCTACAAGGTCATCCTGATTGCAAATTTACACCAGGCATAGAGGTACCAACCGGGTCTTTAGGACAGGGTTTATCTATGGCCAATGGGATGGCTATAGCTACCCGTTTGGATAAACTGTCTACTAGGGTGTATGTCCTTTTGGGTGATGGTGAGGTTCAGGAAGGCCAAGTATGGGAAGCGGCAATGTCTGCAGCCCATTATAAACTTGATAATTTATGTGCTATATTGGATAACAATGGTCTTCAAATAGATGGTTGGGTAAAAGACGTAATGCAAATCGAGCCTCTTGCTGCCAAATGGAAGGCTTTTGGTTGGACAGTAATAGAGATTGATGGACATGATTTCAAACAGATTTTTGAAGCTTTAGATAAAGCGGAAAAGATAAAAGAAAGACCTACAATCATCATTGCTCATACTATAAAAGGGAAGGGAGTATCATTTTTTGAAAATCAGGCCAAATATCATGGTGTAGCACCGAATACAGAAGAGTTGGAAATGGCTCTTAAGGAATTGGAGCATTAGGGGGAGAATATGAAAAAGGCAAGTACGCGTGAGGCTTATGGTAAGACCTTAGTGGAATTAGGAGAAAAAAATAGAGATATTGTAGTGTTGGATGCAGACCTTTCTGGCTCTACTAAAACACAGATGTTTGCTCAGAAATTTCCGGAAAGGTTTTTTAATATGGGAATTTCCGAACAAGATATGATGGGAACAGCTGCGGGATTAGCTGTTGCAGGTAAAATTCCCTTTGCTAGCACCTTTGCCATCTTTGCCACTGGACGAGCTTGGGAACAAATAAGGCAATCCATTGCCTATGCTGGATTAAATGTAAAAATCGTAGCTAGTCATGGTGGAATTACGGTAGGAGATGACGGTGGTTCACATCAGGCCTTAGAAGATGTAGCTTTGATGCGTATTCTGCCTAATATGACTGTTATTGTTCCAGCAGATGCCATAGAGATGGCTCAGGTAATTAGAACTATTACTGAGGAGTATTATGGACCGGTATATGTGAGGAGTTCCCGCATCGCCTTTCCTGTAATTTATGAAAATAAAAATTATTCTTTTAAAATAGGTAAAGCTGATATTGTTAGAGAAGGAGACGAACTTACTATTATTGCTATGGGGTTAATGGTTCATCATGCCCTCGCTGCTGCTTCTCTTCTTGCCCTTGAAGGAATAGAAGTTAGGGTAATTAATATGTCTACCATAAAGCCCATTGATGAGGAAATAATTATTGATTCAGCACAAAAGACAGGGCTTATAGTTACAGTGGAAGAACATTCTATAATAGGTGGTTTAGGGAGTGCAGTGTGTGAGGTGGTTTCGGAAAAATATCCTGTACCAGTGAAAAGAATGGGTATCAAAGACCGTTTTGGCATCTCAGGAAAGCCTGAAAAATTGCTTTCTTATTTTAAACTTACTCCCCAAGATATTGCTCAGGAAGCCAAGAAGCTGTTAAACAACAAACCTCGATTATTACGAGCTGCTAATTAAGGCTATCTTAAGCAGTATAGGAACTTTTTATTCTAGTTACAGATATCTAAGAGGCATTTTTTTTGCTAATTGAAGAAAATTTTTGTAGGCTTAGAGGATAAATATGAGGTTTGGAAGCAAAGTTAAAATTTTAGGTATGGTTTTAGCAGGCGGTAAAGGGGAAAGGCTTTATCCACTTACCCAACATCGGACAAAACCAGCTGTTCACTTTGGGGGCATTTATCGTTTAATAGATTTTGTTTTAAGCAATTTAGTAAATTCAGGTGTTTATTCTGTTTATGTATTAACTCAATACAAGGCCCAATCCCTCCTTCGTCACCTTCAGCATGGTTGGGTAAGCACCTATCCCATGAATAGTTTTTTTATTTTACCTGTGCCTGCCCAAATGAGAGTGCGGGAGACCTGGTATTTAGGCACAGCAGATGCAATTTATCAAAATATCTATCTTATTAAACAGTTTAAGCCTGACTTGGTTGCTATTTTTGGCGCAGACCATGTATACTTTATGGATATTCGTCAAATGATTAATTTTCATTTAGAAAAAAAGGCAGATGTGACTGTGGCTACCATCCCTTATCCTATTACTGAATGCCAACGATTTGGAGCAGTAGTGGTAGGAGAAGACTGGCAAGTTAAAGAATTTCAGGAAAAAGTGCCTAATCCCACACCTCTACCAAGCAATCCTCAAGAAGGGTTAGTATCCATGGGAAATTATATTTTTAATACTGAGGTGCTTTTTGAAGAGTTAGAAGTTGACGCTGAGGACGTAAATAGCTCCCACGATTTTGGTAGAGATATCCTACCCCGAATTTGCAATACCAGACGTGTTTTTGCCTATGACTTTCGCCAGAATAAAGTTCCTGGGATTCAAGGAAAAAATGTCTATTGGCGGGATGTAGGGACAATTGCAGCTTATTATGAAGCCAATATGGATTTGAAGAATCCATTACCAAAGTTAAATCTTTATAACCCTCAATGGCCGGTACGTTCAGTGAAATACCATGATCCACCGGCAAAGGTAGTGATTGATGCCCATGGACGAATTGGCCATTTAGAAAATAGCCTTATTGCTGGTGGTTCTATTGTTAGTGGAGGATGGGTGAGAGATTCTATCATTGGACGGAATGTATTTGTCAATAGTCGTGCCCTGATAGAAGAGTCAATTATTATTGGTAATGTGACCATTGAAGAAGGAGCCCAGATTAGGCGGGCAATTATAGATGAAGGAAATGTTATTGGGCAGGGAGAACAAGTAGGATATGATTTAAACAAAGATGCAGAAAGATTTTATCTTGATCCCATTTTAAAAGTTGTAGTAGTTAGGAAAAAAATGGAATAGTAAAAAGGAGTCTTTCAAGTTAGGTTAGCTAGATCAGTTTTTAAGGTATAAAGGGCAAGTTGTCTATGGTGAATCTACAACAATGATTTGGATATCCATTACATTAGTGCCAGTAGGTCCGGTGATGAAAAGTCCTCTTATTTTTTTAAAAAAGTTATAAGAATCATTGTTTTCTAAAAATCTCTCTGGATCAAGCCCTAAATCTTTAGCTTTATGAACAGTATCTCCATTCACTATTGCCCCAGCCGCATCAGTGGGGCCATCAGTGCCATCACTTCCTGCTGAAAGTAAAGTAATTCCCTTTTTGCCAGCGATTTCTAAAGCAAAGGCAAGGGCTAGTTCGGTATTTCTACCCCCTATGCCTGGTCCTTTTACAGTAACTGTAGTCTCTCCTCCGCTGATAAGAAAGAGAGGAAGATTAGGGGATGTTTTTTGGGTTTTTAATGCCAAATTAGCCAGAAATTTAGCTACTTCCCTAGCTTCACCACTAAGCTCTGCACTAATTATTTGGGCATTAAAACCAAGTTTAACTGCCTGATGTTTAATGGCCTGGAGTGCCTTTTTGTTGTTTCCTACGATAATATTGGTTACTTTTTTAAAGACCGGGTTGTCTTTCTTTAAAGTTTCAGGAATTATTCCTTTTTCACCTTTTCTCAAAAGGTCTAAGACGCTAGGTGGGACTTTTTTAAAAAGATTAAATTTTTTTAAGACTCTCAAGGCATGTTTATAAGTAGTTTCATCAGGAGCCGTAGGTCCTGAGGCGATGGTCTCTAAACGATCCCCGATTACATCTGAAAGTATAAAAGAAATAATTCTAGCCGGATAGCAATGTTCAGCCAATCTTCCTCCTTTGACTCTTGAAATGTGTTTTCTTACAGTATTAAGTTCTTCTATATCAGTTCCTGCTTTAAGCAAAAGTTTTGTTACATCCTTTTTTTCTTCTAAGGTTATTCCCTTATATGGGGCAACTAGCAAAGCCGAACCACCTCCAGAGATAAGACATAGCACCAGTGTTTTCTCTGTAGCATTTTTTTTCAAAAGCTCTATCATTCTATTTGTGGCCTTTAGTCCATTTTCATCTGGTATGGGGTGTGCGGCTTCCTCGATTTTTATATTTTTCAATGTTCCACCATGTCCATATTTAGTAATTACCAAACCATTAGTAAGCAAATCTCCCAGTGATTCTTCCACTGCTAAAGCCATTTGATAAGCTGCTTTCCCAAAACCAATAGTTAAAAGTGTTTCATATTTTCCTGTTTTATATTCAGACAAAACTTCACCTATATAGTTCTTCACTCCAGTATGAGGATCTACTGATTTTAATCCAGCAAAAAATAAATCTTTTAAGATATGTTTATAATCCATATAAAATTAATCCTTATTATCTTCTTCTACTGTCTCCAACAATCGGTCAAAAAAGTCAGGAATAGCCGAGACTATCCGGCTCCAGTTAGGAATAAGAGGAATGCCTAAGGGGTCTTCCAAAATTTGTTCCCCAGCAATGGTGACACTATTGGCAAATTCTTCAACAGCTAATGCTTCTCCGTGTCTATCAAAGTAAAGAGAGTTTATCAAGGCATCGTTGTGATATTTTCTCAGGGCAGTTTGTGCTTCTCTTACATAAGTTGCTTTTAGTGTTTTAAAAAAACCTTCTGAAAAAATTACCCCCTCACTTGCTAAGGTTCTAAATAGGTTTTTGGCAATATCCACAGTCATTTTTAAAAGTCCCCTTGAAGCATTTTTAGGAAAGATTTCCTGATGTTTGTGCTCATAAGTGTCAGCCAGGTCTACCTGACAAATGTTTCTTAAAGAGCAATTTCTGTAGACTTCTCCTAAGACACCAATCTCTAGTCCCCAATCTCCTGGAATCCTATTTCTCCAGGCTAGACTAGCAGTCATAGCAAATTCGCCTGCTAAAAGATAACGAAAGCTATCCAAGTAAAGAAGAAAAGGAGTGATTCCCAAGGTTTTCATTAAGGCGCGGATAAGAGGAGTAACAAACAGACGTGTTACTCGCCCATGGAGGCGGTCAGTAACTCGACTATAATAACCCTTACAAAATTCGAAATTTAAGCTAGGACTGGTCACAGGATAACACAATCTGGTAAGTATTTCTTTATTATAAGTTAAAATATCACAGTCATGACAAACAATGATCTGAGATTTCTCAGAAGCTAAAACATAGCCGTAAGCCATCCAAGTACCCAATCCTTTTCCTCTTTCCCAGCAGCAGAATTCCTCTCCTAATTTTCCATAAAGACTTTGCATTCTTGGTCCATCATTCCAAATAATAGCAGTTTTTTGGGGCAAACGTGAAAAGAATTTTTTGGCAAACAGAAATTCTTCCTTATTTGCTTGGTCTAAACTGATTATAATTTGTTCTATATAAGGAACTGTGCAAAGTTCATCAATAATTTTAGGTAAGGCATTTCCTTTAAGCTCACTAAAAAGAGAAGGTAATACCAAGGCAATAGGACGATGCTTTGTATATTCTATTAGCTCATTCTCTAAAATTTTTTCATTATCTCGGTTTAAACGATGGAGGGTAGTAATGACCCCATTTTGAAAAAAATCGCCCATATCTACCTCCTTAAAATGTTATATATTGCTTCAGACCATCCTCCGGGCCCTATTCTTTGAGTATAGTAAACATTTTCTAAATCGCACACTTGGTATTTTCCTGATTTTCTTCTTACCACTACTGGAATATCCACTTCTTTTAACATAGGAATATCATTTGGGCTATCTCCAATGCCAACAGAGATAATCGTCTTATGAAGATAAGTTTGTTGATAAATAGACTTTAAAATTTGAACTGCCTTACCTTTATCACTTCCCCAGCTAATACTATAAAATCTATTTCCTTTGGTAAGTTTAAGCCCATATTTTTTAATCGCTTCTTCTAGCAAAAAAAATTTATACTTATCGTTTTTGAAAATAAATGGTTCTGAATATTCTCGCTGGGCAGCCAATTTTGCTTCTTCTAAAGGTAAGCCACTAAGTTTGGAAATCTCCTTAGCTTCCATTTGAGAAAAACCTTTTATTTGGAAACCTAATCGGTTCAAGATTTCTTGAAATTTCTTTTTTATAACCTCATGAGGTTTGCCTATTTCAATTACCTGGTATTTATCTATCACTTTATATTCAAAATCATGAAGATTGAGCTTTGTTTTTGGAATAAATATGGCACCTCCATTTTCAGGAATAAATGGGTAAGTCATAATATCCATTTTTTCTCTATATAATTCCATTTCAAACCATGTCTTACTAGAACACAAAATGAGGGGAATTTCTTTTTCTTTCAGAAACTCAATAGCCTCAGTGGCTTCTTGGAAACTATAAGTATCCTCATCTAGTAAAGTTCCATCTAAATCAGAAAAAATAAGATACATCAATTTTTCTGGCATAAATTGAGTTTTAACCTAGGAAAGGGAAATTAGCAAGAAAAAATTCTTAGTTGGTTGTCTTTGTTAATAAAACCTTTTATATTAAATTTATCAAAAAAATTAAGAAGGATAATATATGCTAAAACTTGTTTTTCTGGATGGAAATACGGTAGGAGATGTAGATTTAAGTGGTTTAAAAAGATTTGGTGATTTAGAAGTATTTCCCTTGACTAAAAGCAATGAAGTATCCTCTCGGATTAAACAGGCTGATATTGTGATTACTAATAAAGTGAAAATAGACAAAGAAGCAATGAGACAAGCAACTAAACTAAAGCTTATTTGTATTGCCGCTACAGGAACAGACCATGTTGATTTAGCTTATGCTAGAAAAAAAGGAATTGTGGTTACTAATGTAGCGGGGTATTCCACTCAAAGTGTAGTCAATGTGACTTTTGCTATGTTTTTTTATTTGCTTACCCATCTGCGATATTATGATAATTATGTCAAAACCGGAGAATATGCCAAGAGTGACATATTTACTAATTTAGATGAACCTTTTTGGGAGCTCCAGGGCAAAAGATGGGGAATTATAGGCCTAGGAAACATAGGCACTGCTGTAGCTAGAGTGGCCCGTTGTTTTGGTTGTGAAGTGGTTTATTATTCTACTTCAGGAAAACATGTTGATAAAGAATTTAAAAGGGTTTCTCTTGAAGAATTATTAAAATTCGCTGATGTGGTTTCCATTCATGCCCCTTTAAATACAAATACCAGAGATTTAATCACTTATTATGAATTAAAATTAATGAAAAAAACAGCTATCCTCTTAAACTTAGGTAGAGGGGGAATAGTAAACGAAAGAGATTTGGCTAGAGCATTGAACGAAGATTTAATTGCCGCTGCAGGCTTGGATGTTCTTGAAAGGGAGCCTATAGAGAAAAATAGTCCTCTTTTGAATATAAAAAACAAGGAGAAAATTTTGATAACTCCACATATTGCCTGGGCCAGTTTAGAATCAAGAAAAAGGCTTATAAACCAGATTATATTGAATATCCAAGCCTTTTTGGAAGGTAAAGAAAGAAATAAAATAATTTAAAATATAAAACTTATTTAATTTTATTAGCAAGTAGTCTAAACTTTTCTTTCTTTGTTTCCCATATTTTGAGAAGATATTCTTTTTGTTCTTCAAAGATTTGGGCTTGTTTTTCCACTAGTTCTTCGGCCTCCTGATTGCTCATACTCCATGTTTCCACAATGAAAGAGGCTACCCGTCCATAATAAAGGGGTTCCATTATATTTATCAAATTATGACGGTTAATTGGCCAGTAATGAAAAGTAGCAGCTAATTCATAAAGAATTCTGGCCCATATTTCTGTAGGTATATGGAATTTTTTAATGGGCAGTCTGGAGACTGTTTTGATCGTTTCATAAGTATCTGGATCAAGAATTTCTTTCCATAAAGATTTAAATTGCTTAAAGCCTATTTTAAAATAATATATTAATCTTTTTAAATCTATCTTAATAGGTTCGGGTTCCATAAAACTATAACAACCAAAGTTCTTCACTGTAACACTGTTTTTGATTTTTTTCCAATATGTTTCATGTTCTTCCATTAAGGAAAATAGAGTCCACATGACTTGGCGAAACATAGGACCTAAATGAACAGCCGGGTCTTTAGCCTCGTGAACTTTCACTCCCAAACAAGCTTGACAGATTTCAAACTGGTTGAAGATAGCCTCAGTGGTCATCCAAATATCTACTCCAAAACGAGCTACATCTGTATCCCATACAGGCTGAGAAATGTAAAAATCAGCTACTTCTTTAGAGAAGGCAAAATCGCCACCAATAGGTTGGCGAATCCTTTTGCCATATAAAGCCCTGATTAAGTAATATACAATGTTGTTAGTAATA contains these protein-coding regions:
- a CDS encoding glycosyltransferase family 2 protein, coding for MYKSALRDYTRKRIEQIEKSDILVGIPCYNSEKTIAHVIETVSEGLHKHFNHMRNVVFIADGGSTDDTREVVKDVQLKPWQEKIVSIYRGPAGKGSALRSIFEAAVWLDVKACAVVDADIRSITSNWIKSLIEPVLENGYQFVAPVYIRHKYDGTITNNIVYYLIRALYGKRIRQPIGGDFAFSKEVADFYISQPVWDTDVARFGVDIWMTTEAIFNQFEICQACLGVKVHEAKDPAVHLGPMFRQVMWTLFSLMEEHETYWKKIKNSVTVKNFGCYSFMEPEPIKIDLKRLIYYFKIGFKQFKSLWKEILDPDTYETIKTVSRLPIKKFHIPTEIWARILYELAATFHYWPINRHNLINIMEPLYYGRVASFIVETWSMSNQEAEELVEKQAQIFEEQKEYLLKIWETKKEKFRLLANKIK